A window of Kineococcus sp. NBC_00420 genomic DNA:
GTGGAACTGCGCGAGGGCTACGTCCCCGCGGGGGAGCTCCCGGACCTGATGGCCGCCCACGACGCCGTCGTCCTGCCCTACCGCTCGGCGACGGCCTCGCAGAACGCCGTCCTCGCCTTCGCCCACGGCCTGCCCGTGCTCGCGACCCGCGTCGGGTCCTTCCCCGCGCAGGTCCGCGACGGCGTCGACGGGATCCTCGTCGAACCCGGCAGCGTCGACGCCCTCGTCGCCGGGGTGCTGAGCCTCGCGGGCGGCGGCCTGGAGCGCCTGCGCGACGGGGTCGAAGCCCCGGACCTCGACGAACCCTGGGACCGCTACCTCGGCGCCCTCGAGCAGGCCGCGCAGGGCGGGACGGCCGCCGCCCCGCCGGGCGGTCGGCTGCTGGCCGTCGCCAAGCGCGGTGCGGAGCACGCCCTCTGGACCCGGGTCGGGGTCCAGCGTCGCGTCGGCGAGCGCCTCGCCGCCCGTCGACTCGGGGCCGCGCCCGCGGCCCGCCCGGTGCCGAGCGGGGTGCCGCGCACCGGTGTCCTGCACGACGCCGACGAGGTCGCCGACGCCGTCGCGCAGACGAAGCGGCTGCGTCTGCCCGCCCACCCCGACGCCCCCAAGAACTGGGACGCCCTCGGGGCGGTGGCCGCCGTCCTCACCCTGGCCGACGACGGGTCCCGCACCGCCCGCGTCCTCGACGCCGGTTCCGCCCGCTACTCACCCGTCCTGCCCTGGCTGCGCCTCTACGGCCTCGGGGCCGAGCGTGGCGCGCTGGCCGGCATCAACCTCGAGTTCGGCGCGACCGTGCACCGCGACGGCGTCGAGTTCCGCCGCGGCGACGTCACCGACACCGGCCTGGCCGACGCCTCGCTGGACGCCGTGACCTGCATGTCGGTCATCGAGCACGGGGTGCCCATCACCCCCTTCCTCGCCGAGACCGCGCGCATCCTGCGGCCCGGGGGTGTGCTGGCGCTCTCCACCGACTACGACCAGGACCCGCCGGACACCACCGGCATCGAGGCCTACGGCGCGCAGGTGAAGATCTTCGGCCCCGCCGACCTCCGCGCCCTGGTCACGACGGCGAAGCAGCTCGGGCTGGAACTCGTCGGGGAGCTCACCGACGACGTCCTGGCCCACCCGGCGCGACCGGTGCACTGGACGCGGACCGGCCTGGACTACACGTTCGTGCTGCTGACCTTCGTCCGGCACTGAGGTGCTGAACCGCCTGCTCGGGGTGCTGCGCTCGCCCGTCCTGCGGGTGGGTTTCCTCGCCCTCGCGCTGGTCCTCGCGGTCGGCTACGTCTGGCGCGACCGGTCCGCGATCGCCGACGCGTGGTCGCGCCTCGACGCGGGCTCCGTCGTGCTGGCCGGTGTCCTCTCCCTCGCGAACGTCGCGCTGTCCGGGGCGTCGTGGCGCGCCGTCCTCGGTGACCTCGGCTCCCGCCTGCCCTGGCGCGCCGCGGCCCGGGTGTTCTTCGTCGGCCAGCTCGGCCGCTACATCCCCGGGACCGTGTTCCAGTTCGTCGCCCAGGCCGAGCTCGCCCGCGACCACGGGGTCCCGCGGCGCCGCACCGGGTCCGCCCTCGCGGTGGCCCTGCTGGTGTCCATGACCACGGCGTCGCTGCTCGTCGCCGGGGTGCTTCCGATCGCTTTGCAGGGCAGGGACATCCGCGGCTGGGAGTGGACCGGCTGGTTGCGCTGGCTCACCCCGCTGCTCCTGGTCCTGCTCGTGCCCCGGGTCATCAACCCGCTCCTGACGTTCCTGCTGCGGATCGCCCGCCAGGACCCCCTCGAGCACCCCGTCACCTGGCGCGGACTGCTGTCCGCCGCCGCGTGGGCGATGGCGTCCTGGGTCGCCGTCGGGTTGCAGGTGTTCGTGCTGTCCCAGGCCGTCGGGGTGGCCTGGCCGACGGGGTCGGCGCTGGCGCTCGCGATCGGTGGCTACGCGCTGGCCTGGATCGTGGGTTTCCTGGTCGTCCTGGCCCCGGCGGGTGCCGGGGCGCGGGAACTCGTCCTCGGTGCGGTCGTCGCGCTGGTCACGGGGTCGGGGGCCGCGACGGTCGTCGTGCTGGGGTCCCGCGTGCTGCTGACGCTGGCCGACCTGCTGCTCGCCTTCGGCGCCCTGGCCGGGCACCGGTTCAGCGCCGCCGGGCGGCCCCGGACTCCGGACGACGCACCGACTGACCACCCGACGGGTCAGCCGCCGAGCGCCACCTCGTAGTGGCGCATCTCCGCGACGTCCGGCAGGTAGGGACGGATCGCCGCGAAGAACTCCCGGAACAGCGGTCCCTGCCGGAAACCCTGCAGGTGCTCGCTCGCGGAGGTCCACCGGATCCGCAGGACGTAGCGGACCGTGCCCGCCGGGTCGGGGTCCTCGCCCGCGCCGGTGCCGGCGTCGGTGCGGCGGGCGAGTTCCCAGTCCAGGCACTCCGGGGCCCGGGTGAGGACGGCGCCGGCCCGGGCGTAGGCGGTCTCGAACTCGGCGGCGCGCTCCGCGTCGACCACGTAGCGGAGGTACTCGACGACGCTCACGCCGGGCCGGCCGCGCGGGCGCGTTCGACGTTCACGAGCGCGTCGCGCAGCTGCTCGATCCAGTCCTGCTGGTGCTGCCCCACGAGCCGGACGCACCAGGCCAGCGCCTCCGAGCGGGTGCGGGCGACCCCGGCGTCGACGAGGGTGTCGAGGACCTGGCGCTGGGGTTGACGCAGCCTGGTCATGACCGGGGTGGCGAGGGTGGTGAAGAGTTCCTGCGTCTCGCCGCAGTCCGCGCCCCAGGCGACCTTGCGCCCGAACAGCACCTCGGCCTCGTCGGCGATCTTCATGCGGGCACCCCGGGTGTCCTCGCGGAACCGGGTGATCCGGCCGGCCTCCGCGCGGCGCTCGGCGGCCGCCCCGCCCTCGGGGGTGTCGGGGCGGGGCAGCACACCGGTGACCACGATCTCCTCGCGGTCGAGGGAGACCGTGGGGGCGGTCTCGAACCAGTCGTCGGGCAGGCGGCCGGAGAACCAGGCCGTCACGTCAGCGTCATCGCTCATGCAGCGATTACACGATTACGCCGTTGCAGAGTCAAGCCCTCCGGGCCGGGTCAGTCGCTCTTCCGCTTGTAGCCGAAGAAGTTCCGCTTGATGATCATCGACGCGACCTCCTCGGGGACCATGGACTCCCAGCTGTCGTCCCCGACCCCGATGCGCCGCAGCACGTCGCGGCTCAGGATCGGCAGGTACTCCGGCTTGTAGTTGTCCAGGTGCACGAAGCTGCCGCGGCGGGCGAGGAAGTCGAAGAGCGGTTGGAGGTCGTCCGCGACCTGGAGGTCCTCCACGGTCCGCGTCTCGCCGGTCTCCTGGTCCTGCATCGGGTAGACGAAGAGCTTGAGGTCGTTCTTGAACAGGCGCCCGAAGCTCTCCAGGATCCCGCCCTGCATGTGGGCGTGGTTGCTCTCGTCGAAGAGGTTCACCAGGCTCGGGACGCCCATGACGATGCCGATGCGCTCGCTGGTGCGGCGCTGGAGGTACTCGGCGAGGCGGTTGTACTCGTAGTAGTCCGAGATGACCGTCGTCATGCCGCACGCCCCGAGGAGGTCGGCCCGGGCCAGGAAGTCCCGCCGGTCGACCTTGTCGCCGGCGGCCCGCAGGTTGCGCATCGTCAGTTCGGCGAGGGCGAGGACCGGGGCACCCTCGGCGTCCTGCTCCGCGAACTTCTGCTCGGCCGAGGCGAGCATGTCGATGTTGACGACCGTCGGGGGGCGGAAGCTGCCGCGCTCGACGAGGACCGCGTGCTTGCGCAGCACCTCCGAGGGCTGCAGCACCTCCCCGTCGGGACCGAACATCGCCACGCCGGACAGACCGAGCTGCACCAGCTGCAGCGCCATCACCCGGTTGTCCACGTGGCGGAACTCGATGCCGCGGAACTGGATCACGTCGATCTCGATGCGCCCGGTCGACAGCTTGTCCAGCAGGCTCGCCACCACCTGCTCGGGCTCGTGGCGCTCGAAGAACGCCGCGTGCAGCAGGTTGACGCCGACGATGCCCAGCGCCTCCTGCTGCAGCCCCGCGTCGTCGTCGAGCATCCGCACGTGCAGCACGATCTGGCTGGGCTCGTCGTTGGGGTGGGCCTGGAAGCGGACCCCCATCCACCCGTGGCACTCGTTGCCGCCCCGGTAGCTGCGGGCCACCACGGTGTCGGCGAAGGCGAAGAAGCAGGTGTCGTCACCGCGCGCCTCGGTGAGGCGTTCGACGTTGAGCGACAGCTCGTGCTGCAGCATCGCCTGCAACCGGCCCAGCGAGACGTAGCGGTCCGACTTGCCGTAGACGGCGTCGCTGACGGCCATGTCGTAGGCCGACATCGACTTCGCCACCGTGCCGGCCGCACCGCCGGCGCGGAAGAACCAGCGCGCGACCTCCTGCCCGGCCCCGATCTCGGCGATGGTCCCGTACCACCGCGGGTCCAGGTTGACCCGTAGAGCCTTCTGAAGCGTGTCGGCTGCGATCTCCATGCGGCGTTCCTCCGAATCGCGGCGTCGTCCGTGAACCCATCCTGCTGGTCCAGGTCACAGCGTGTCACCTCGTGGCCCGCCGGGGTGAGTAGACGGCGAAGTCGGCGGACAGCGAGGTCAGCGCCGGCGAGGTCAGTGGACGGCGAGGTCAGTGGACGGCGCGGCGACCCCGCGCTCCCACGATCAGCAGCACGATGATCGAACCGATGACCGCACCGATGATGCCGGCGGGCTGCAGGAAGCCGTCGGAGGCGTCCTTGTGGAAGATGAGGAAGCCGAGGAAACCGCCGACGAACGAGCCGACGATGCCCAGCAGGATCGTCATGCCGACCGACATCGACTGGCGGCCGGGCACGATCAGGCGGGCGAGGGCGCCGGCGATGAGGCCGACGACGATGACGGTGACGACGGTGCCGATGAGGCCCATGTGAATCTCCTGGTGGTGAGCGCGGCCGGACCGCGCGGTGGTCGGGCCCGGGGTCGGGCCGTGTGCCCACTCGACCACCTGGCGGGAGGGGCTGGTACACCCCTAGGGGTGGTAGCTTCGCCGCATCGACACCCTGACGCGGACCCGCCCGATCACCGTCGCCCTCGTGGACGACTACGACGTCGTCCTCGTGGGACTGGCACACCTCTTCGACGCCTACCGCGACCGCGTGGTGGTGGCGGAGATCGACGCGAACGCGGCCCTGCACGACGACGTCGACGTCGTGCTCTACGACTCCTTCGCCCAGCCGGAGTCGGACGCGACCGAGGTGGCGGCCCTGGTGCGCAACCCGCGCGTGCGCCGCGTCGTGGTCTACACCTGGAA
This region includes:
- a CDS encoding TonB-dependent receptor; this encodes MEIAADTLQKALRVNLDPRWYGTIAEIGAGQEVARWFFRAGGAAGTVAKSMSAYDMAVSDAVYGKSDRYVSLGRLQAMLQHELSLNVERLTEARGDDTCFFAFADTVVARSYRGGNECHGWMGVRFQAHPNDEPSQIVLHVRMLDDDAGLQQEALGIVGVNLLHAAFFERHEPEQVVASLLDKLSTGRIEIDVIQFRGIEFRHVDNRVMALQLVQLGLSGVAMFGPDGEVLQPSEVLRKHAVLVERGSFRPPTVVNIDMLASAEQKFAEQDAEGAPVLALAELTMRNLRAAGDKVDRRDFLARADLLGACGMTTVISDYYEYNRLAEYLQRRTSERIGIVMGVPSLVNLFDESNHAHMQGGILESFGRLFKNDLKLFVYPMQDQETGETRTVEDLQVADDLQPLFDFLARRGSFVHLDNYKPEYLPILSRDVLRRIGVGDDSWESMVPEEVASMIIKRNFFGYKRKSD
- a CDS encoding GlsB/YeaQ/YmgE family stress response membrane protein, which encodes MGLIGTVVTVIVVGLIAGALARLIVPGRQSMSVGMTILLGIVGSFVGGFLGFLIFHKDASDGFLQPAGIIGAVIGSIIVLLIVGARGRRAVH
- a CDS encoding lysylphosphatidylglycerol synthase domain-containing protein, producing MLNRLLGVLRSPVLRVGFLALALVLAVGYVWRDRSAIADAWSRLDAGSVVLAGVLSLANVALSGASWRAVLGDLGSRLPWRAAARVFFVGQLGRYIPGTVFQFVAQAELARDHGVPRRRTGSALAVALLVSMTTASLLVAGVLPIALQGRDIRGWEWTGWLRWLTPLLLVLLVPRVINPLLTFLLRIARQDPLEHPVTWRGLLSAAAWAMASWVAVGLQVFVLSQAVGVAWPTGSALALAIGGYALAWIVGFLVVLAPAGAGARELVLGAVVALVTGSGAATVVVLGSRVLLTLADLLLAFGALAGHRFSAAGRPRTPDDAPTDHPTGQPPSATS
- a CDS encoding glycosyltransferase — encoded protein: MSATESRKVVVVGPAHPAKGGTAVHTTELARHLAADPGSEVKLVSWARQYPAALYPGELRVPGGLPEVPEFHPTIRPLAWNSPASWVRTGRRIADADVVVLTHVVPLQVPALLGVLAGMRTARSQARTVVVAHNVLPHEARPGDALLVGRLFAAVDGVVVHSEEQAALAHAHGARRVVVADLPPHLPGGPRIDAPAGSRVPRDGGVRLLSLGVVRDYKGVDLLLEALREVHQRGVDARLTIAGELWGDAGRRVRELAAAPGLRGHVELREGYVPAGELPDLMAAHDAVVLPYRSATASQNAVLAFAHGLPVLATRVGSFPAQVRDGVDGILVEPGSVDALVAGVLSLAGGGLERLRDGVEAPDLDEPWDRYLGALEQAAQGGTAAAPPGGRLLAVAKRGAEHALWTRVGVQRRVGERLAARRLGAAPAARPVPSGVPRTGVLHDADEVADAVAQTKRLRLPAHPDAPKNWDALGAVAAVLTLADDGSRTARVLDAGSARYSPVLPWLRLYGLGAERGALAGINLEFGATVHRDGVEFRRGDVTDTGLADASLDAVTCMSVIEHGVPITPFLAETARILRPGGVLALSTDYDQDPPDTTGIEAYGAQVKIFGPADLRALVTTAKQLGLELVGELTDDVLAHPARPVHWTRTGLDYTFVLLTFVRH
- a CDS encoding putative quinol monooxygenase, translated to MSVVEYLRYVVDAERAAEFETAYARAGAVLTRAPECLDWELARRTDAGTGAGEDPDPAGTVRYVLRIRWTSASEHLQGFRQGPLFREFFAAIRPYLPDVAEMRHYEVALGG